From a region of the Enterobacter sp. JBIWA008 genome:
- a CDS encoding phage tail protein, giving the protein MSIKGLEQAIANLDSLDRNMVPNASAWAVNRVAANGVSVAVRRVAKETVAGDNRVSGIPVKLVRQRVRINKASASGHSAARIKVNRGNLPAIKLGAAQVRATNRKGPLVRKSSVLRIGRYVFRDAFIQRLANGRWHVMKRIAGKSRYPIDVVKIPLSAPLTTAFEAEKKRMLEEEMPKQLGYALRQQLRLHLTR; this is encoded by the coding sequence ATGTCGATAAAAGGTCTTGAGCAGGCGATTGCCAACCTGGATAGCCTGGACAGAAATATGGTTCCCAATGCCAGCGCATGGGCTGTGAACCGGGTTGCTGCTAATGGCGTCTCGGTTGCCGTCCGAAGAGTGGCGAAAGAAACGGTAGCCGGTGATAACCGCGTTTCGGGGATACCTGTAAAGTTGGTCAGACAAAGGGTGAGAATCAACAAAGCCTCGGCGTCAGGGCACTCAGCGGCCCGAATTAAGGTTAACCGGGGCAACCTTCCCGCCATCAAACTCGGTGCCGCACAGGTCAGGGCTACGAACCGAAAAGGCCCGCTGGTTCGAAAAAGTAGCGTGCTGAGAATTGGTCGTTATGTTTTTCGCGACGCCTTTATCCAGCGCCTGGCGAACGGCCGCTGGCACGTCATGAAGCGCATTGCAGGAAAAAGTCGTTATCCCATCGACGTGGTCAAAATCCCATTGTCCGCGCCCCTCACTACTGCTTTCGAAGCAGAGAAGAAACGCATGCTTGAAGAGGAAATGCCAAAACAACTTGGCTATGCCCTCAGGCAACAACTGAGGTTGCATCTGACACGATGA
- a CDS encoding phage tail tape measure protein, with product MAQQISDLVIKLDVDRATFSEQVARIKGQLTGMADESDKVQARMQRAADRQSAALKSVGDAGAAAAADMKARQSAATEGLTKDWQNVSRSVDETHRRVTELNQRMRENDGQAAALARRQDELAASFFRQIDGVRQLNGETQSLANVQARFRAARAQGNITQQDYLALISRTTARQKELQIVEEKSAAARTRFLSQLKQQVAEQKLSGTELLRMKAAQVGASDAAEVYIRKLEAAKVATHGLGLQSAAARQELGVLIGEVMRGNFGALRGSGITLANRAGWIDQLLSLRGLGIAGLVGGIAAAVFGLGKAWYDGSKESEEFNRQLILTGNYAGKTSGQLQALARSLAGHGITQHAAAGVLAQVVGSGAFSGNDVSMVSNVAARLQQATGQAVDETINQFKRLKDDPVNAVATLNDSLHFLTATQYEQIASAQALGDSQKAAELAMRAYSDAVIQRAGAVEDNLGSLEKAWNWVKNAASGAWDAMLGIGRNPDSAMKRQDSFAEWQAAEKEYRALSSNLKVDPDYAGNNVLQKADAERLRNARQQVELKKQAYDLADQQYAQEGLAAAREKMRTDQQAQAIRNQQQFNQLVESGATAAEKRASAEKKLSQLIEKNRQDAKDGVATLWTEKDIAAARAGIEKQWKDPKTPKGKSYSTPAGDKAEEKAQAELLTLQAQLKTLEQHTSVNDVISKQRQDLWQTENQFTVLQEAAGRRQLTAQEKSLLAHKEETLEYKRQLADLGDKVASQQKLNQLADQAVKFEQQQKAARAGLQAQSEGVSTREAGRQTTLQRLSESYSYNPQAQQKVLEEQRATFEAEDVLRANWLAGAKQGWAEYQDSATNVFSSVQQISQATFSGLAGQLTSLTTTGKASFRDFTSSILKMIVSVINQLLVAYTIQSAMGWVSGGAKTSSAGQSFAVPSYRPQGFDVGGFTGHGGKYEPAGIVHRGEFVFTKESTSRIGVANLYRLMRGYASGGLVGGGSAAGAGMGGISVYAPVSISQQGSDGSINQANATGTAKQLQAIVQQTITERLKKEMSAGGVLYSRRTQ from the coding sequence ATGGCCCAGCAGATTAGCGATCTGGTTATTAAGCTGGATGTTGACCGCGCAACCTTCAGCGAGCAGGTCGCCCGAATCAAAGGGCAACTGACAGGAATGGCGGATGAGTCTGATAAAGTTCAGGCGCGAATGCAGCGTGCTGCGGACCGTCAGAGCGCTGCACTAAAGAGTGTGGGCGACGCTGGCGCGGCGGCCGCCGCAGACATGAAAGCCCGTCAGTCAGCTGCAACGGAAGGGCTGACAAAAGACTGGCAGAACGTTTCCAGGTCCGTTGATGAAACTCACCGCCGCGTGACCGAACTTAACCAACGCATGCGTGAGAATGACGGGCAGGCTGCAGCGCTTGCCCGCCGACAGGATGAACTGGCGGCATCATTTTTCCGCCAGATTGACGGCGTTCGCCAGCTCAATGGTGAAACACAGTCGCTTGCGAACGTGCAGGCGCGCTTTCGCGCAGCCAGGGCACAGGGCAACATAACCCAGCAGGATTATCTCGCCCTTATTTCCCGCACCACGGCCCGGCAAAAAGAACTGCAGATCGTGGAGGAAAAATCGGCCGCAGCGCGCACGCGATTCCTCAGCCAGCTGAAGCAACAGGTTGCAGAGCAAAAGCTCTCCGGTACCGAGCTGCTGCGCATGAAGGCGGCGCAGGTCGGTGCCAGCGATGCGGCTGAGGTCTATATCCGCAAGCTTGAAGCTGCCAAAGTGGCCACGCACGGTCTGGGGCTGCAAAGTGCTGCTGCCCGGCAGGAGCTGGGGGTGCTTATCGGCGAGGTCATGCGCGGTAACTTCGGTGCGCTACGCGGCTCCGGGATCACGCTGGCGAACCGGGCAGGATGGATAGACCAGCTGCTGTCGCTGCGCGGCCTGGGGATCGCCGGCCTAGTTGGGGGGATTGCCGCAGCGGTATTCGGGCTGGGTAAGGCCTGGTATGACGGCAGCAAAGAGTCTGAGGAATTTAACAGGCAGCTGATTCTGACCGGGAACTACGCGGGGAAAACGTCAGGGCAGCTTCAGGCGCTGGCGCGCTCGCTGGCCGGTCATGGCATCACGCAGCATGCCGCTGCAGGCGTGCTGGCGCAGGTCGTTGGAAGCGGCGCGTTCAGCGGGAATGACGTCAGCATGGTCAGCAACGTTGCCGCCAGGCTGCAGCAGGCTACCGGGCAGGCCGTTGACGAAACCATAAATCAGTTTAAACGCCTGAAGGATGATCCGGTTAACGCGGTCGCTACGCTCAACGATTCCCTTCACTTTCTGACGGCCACCCAGTATGAACAGATAGCTTCTGCTCAGGCGCTGGGGGATTCGCAGAAAGCTGCCGAGCTGGCCATGCGGGCATATTCCGACGCGGTCATTCAGCGCGCCGGGGCGGTCGAGGATAATCTTGGCTCCCTCGAAAAAGCCTGGAACTGGGTGAAGAATGCCGCCTCAGGCGCATGGGATGCGATGCTTGGCATAGGGCGTAATCCTGACTCCGCGATGAAGCGCCAGGACTCTTTTGCTGAATGGCAGGCAGCAGAGAAAGAGTACCGCGCGCTGTCCAGCAATCTTAAGGTCGACCCGGATTATGCCGGTAACAACGTTCTGCAGAAAGCGGATGCGGAAAGGCTCAGAAACGCGCGCCAGCAGGTGGAGCTGAAAAAGCAGGCATACGATCTTGCCGATCAGCAATACGCCCAGGAAGGGCTGGCAGCCGCGCGAGAAAAAATGCGGACGGACCAGCAGGCTCAGGCAATCCGCAACCAGCAGCAGTTTAATCAACTGGTGGAGTCCGGCGCGACGGCGGCAGAAAAGCGGGCTTCAGCAGAGAAAAAGCTCAGTCAGCTTATTGAGAAAAACCGCCAGGATGCGAAAGACGGTGTCGCCACGCTGTGGACTGAAAAGGACATTGCCGCTGCCCGCGCCGGGATTGAAAAGCAGTGGAAGGATCCAAAAACGCCGAAAGGCAAAAGCTACTCAACGCCCGCCGGGGATAAAGCCGAGGAAAAGGCGCAGGCCGAACTTCTCACCCTTCAGGCCCAGCTTAAAACTCTTGAGCAGCATACCAGCGTGAACGACGTCATAAGCAAACAGCGTCAGGATCTCTGGCAGACTGAAAATCAGTTCACCGTTCTGCAGGAGGCCGCGGGGCGTCGTCAGCTTACGGCGCAGGAAAAATCCCTGCTGGCGCATAAGGAAGAAACGCTCGAGTACAAGCGGCAGCTGGCCGATCTGGGCGATAAGGTTGCCAGCCAGCAAAAGCTCAACCAGCTGGCCGATCAGGCCGTGAAGTTTGAGCAGCAGCAAAAAGCTGCCAGGGCGGGCCTGCAGGCTCAGTCTGAGGGGGTATCCACCCGTGAAGCCGGGCGACAAACTACGCTGCAGCGTCTCAGCGAAAGCTATTCGTACAACCCTCAGGCGCAGCAAAAGGTTCTCGAAGAGCAAAGGGCGACGTTCGAGGCTGAAGATGTCCTGCGCGCAAACTGGCTGGCCGGTGCGAAACAGGGCTGGGCCGAATATCAGGATTCAGCGACAAACGTTTTCAGCTCTGTTCAGCAGATTTCGCAGGCTACGTTCAGCGGGCTGGCGGGCCAGCTTACCAGCCTGACGACAACCGGGAAGGCGAGCTTCAGGGACTTCACCAGCTCGATCCTTAAAATGATAGTGTCCGTTATCAACCAACTGCTGGTGGCTTACACCATCCAGAGCGCAATGGGCTGGGTTAGCGGCGGGGCGAAAACCTCCTCTGCAGGTCAGTCATTCGCGGTCCCGTCATACCGGCCACAGGGTTTTGACGTGGGCGGTTTTACCGGGCACGGCGGCAAGTACGAGCCAGCCGGTATCGTTCACCGCGGGGAGTTCGTCTTCACCAAAGAATCAACCAGCCGCATCGGCGTGGCTAATCTCTATCGCCTGATGCGCGGGTATGCCTCGGGTGGTCTGGTCGGCGGCGGTAGCGCAGCCGGTGCTGGCATGGGCGGGATCAGTGTTTATGCCCCAGTCAGCATCAGCCAGCAGGGGAGTGACGGGAGCATAAATCAGGCGAACGCCACGGGGACGGCGAAACAGCTGCAGGCGATTGTTCAGCAGACAATCACCGAGCGACTGAAAAAAGAAATGTCCGCAGGCGGAGTGCTTTATTCGAGGAGGACACAGTGA
- a CDS encoding head-tail joining protein, with product MADFDNLFDEAMARADTTIRGVMGAEARITSGSLSGVTLRGVFDDPENIGFAEAGIRIDGTKPTFFVNSSDVSGLERLDTLKVNGREFWVDRVGPDDCGSCHVWLGSGSPPGGSRRR from the coding sequence ATGGCTGATTTCGATAATCTTTTTGATGAAGCGATGGCGCGCGCGGATACCACTATACGTGGAGTGATGGGCGCAGAGGCAAGGATAACCTCTGGATCTTTATCCGGCGTCACGCTCCGCGGGGTCTTTGACGATCCAGAGAACATCGGTTTCGCAGAAGCGGGGATCAGAATTGACGGAACCAAGCCGACGTTTTTTGTGAACTCATCGGATGTAAGCGGGCTGGAACGTCTGGACACGCTGAAGGTAAACGGGCGTGAATTTTGGGTTGATCGCGTGGGCCCGGATGATTGCGGTTCCTGCCATGTATGGCTGGGTAGTGGATCACCTCCCGGCGGATCGCGGCGGCGTTAA
- a CDS encoding phage minor tail U family protein yields MKHTLIRQKIIDVLEEAIGIDVMFFDGRPAVIEEEDFPAVAVYLTDAEYTGEELDADMWAATLHIEVFLSSQVPDSELDEWMESHIYPALADVPGLDSLLTLMVPQGFDYQRDDAMGLWTSADMKYSITYEM; encoded by the coding sequence ATGAAACACACTCTCATTCGCCAGAAAATTATTGATGTGCTTGAAGAGGCCATCGGGATCGACGTCATGTTTTTTGACGGGCGCCCGGCTGTCATTGAGGAGGAGGATTTTCCTGCCGTCGCGGTCTATCTGACCGATGCGGAGTATACCGGCGAAGAACTTGATGCCGATATGTGGGCGGCAACGTTACATATCGAGGTCTTCCTGTCCTCGCAGGTACCAGATTCCGAACTGGATGAATGGATGGAAAGCCATATCTATCCGGCCCTCGCTGATGTTCCCGGCCTCGATTCACTGTTAACGCTCATGGTTCCACAAGGCTTCGATTACCAGCGCGATGATGCGATGGGGCTGTGGACCTCCGCCGATATGAAATATTCAATCACTTACGAAATGTGA
- a CDS encoding phage minor tail protein L translates to MSFTADIQQLEPGSVIQLIEIDGTEFGMDQVLRFHAHNIQEEGWAAFAAANLPAIIWQGNQYDPHPYELKGMELSSTGSQPTPTLSVGNVGNYVTALCLEYDDMVRAKVKIHTTLSKYLDAANWKNGNPGASPADERVQLFYVNAKTAETRVQVDFELCSPFDIQSLQLPTRQITPVCTWCMRGWYRSGTGCDYNGTKYFTKDGTPTDDPSKDVCGGRRQDCQDRHGPDAPLPFGGFPAANLQGK, encoded by the coding sequence ATGAGTTTTACGGCAGACATCCAGCAGCTTGAGCCCGGCAGCGTTATTCAGCTGATTGAGATCGACGGCACTGAATTCGGTATGGATCAGGTGCTGCGTTTTCATGCGCACAATATTCAGGAAGAGGGGTGGGCAGCCTTCGCCGCAGCAAATCTGCCCGCCATTATCTGGCAGGGAAACCAGTACGATCCCCATCCCTACGAACTGAAGGGGATGGAGTTATCGAGTACAGGTTCCCAGCCAACGCCCACGCTGTCCGTCGGGAACGTCGGAAACTATGTCACCGCGCTGTGTCTTGAATATGACGATATGGTCAGGGCTAAGGTCAAAATCCATACCACGCTTTCGAAGTATCTCGATGCCGCCAACTGGAAAAACGGTAATCCGGGTGCAAGCCCGGCCGATGAGCGCGTACAGCTCTTTTACGTCAATGCTAAAACCGCAGAGACGCGGGTACAGGTTGATTTCGAGCTGTGTTCTCCTTTCGATATTCAGAGCCTGCAGCTGCCGACACGGCAGATTACTCCTGTCTGCACCTGGTGTATGCGGGGCTGGTACCGAAGCGGGACCGGATGCGATTACAACGGCACGAAATACTTTACCAAAGACGGTACGCCGACCGATGACCCGTCGAAAGATGTTTGTGGCGGCCGCCGGCAGGATTGTCAGGATCGTCACGGCCCGGACGCGCCGCTGCCGTTCGGCGGTTTTCCGGCTGCAAACCTGCAGGGGAAATAA
- a CDS encoding phage tail assembly protein T, which translates to MLAGMTSSELGDWHQFYREHYFQDAQLDAHFSELLYSISTLFFRDPELTPAHFSLLSPSDVVISDDEPDDDTLMTAAEGITGGIRYGPAD; encoded by the coding sequence ATGCTGGCTGGAATGACTTCCAGTGAGCTGGGCGACTGGCACCAGTTCTACCGGGAGCATTATTTTCAGGACGCGCAGCTCGATGCGCATTTCTCAGAGCTGCTTTATTCCATCTCCACTCTTTTCTTCCGCGACCCGGAACTTACCCCCGCACATTTCAGCCTGCTTTCTCCTTCGGATGTCGTCATCAGCGATGACGAGCCGGATGATGACACGCTGATGACCGCCGCTGAGGGGATCACAGGAGGTATCCGATATGGCCCAGCAGATTAG
- the gpFI gene encoding DNA-packaging protein FI has product MTEKETLIARLKELGVKLNREVNVTGTIQELTLRISELEEELDEDGEEGAEVSVASTTAISTSGQPGPDNTSGSITENPASNEPGELVAVETLVTLHIDALHATRNESLSIVEPGVVIRVTDAEATELISQGLAREV; this is encoded by the coding sequence ATGACAGAAAAAGAAACCCTTATCGCCCGACTGAAAGAGCTGGGCGTAAAGCTGAATCGTGAGGTCAACGTCACAGGCACCATCCAGGAGCTTACGTTACGTATTTCTGAGCTCGAAGAGGAACTCGACGAAGACGGAGAAGAGGGTGCTGAGGTGTCCGTTGCCAGCACTACTGCTATCAGCACCTCGGGCCAGCCAGGCCCAGATAACACCTCTGGCTCTATTACCGAGAATCCTGCGTCAAATGAGCCCGGCGAGCTGGTGGCGGTTGAGACACTGGTGACCTTGCACATTGATGCACTTCACGCCACACGCAACGAGTCCCTCTCTATTGTTGAGCCTGGTGTCGTTATTCGCGTGACCGACGCGGAGGCTACCGAACTGATTTCTCAGGGGCTGGCCCGGGAAGTCTGA
- a CDS encoding tail assembly protein: MVKTLILEGKMAKKFGKRVQFDVADLREMLRAMCSQVPGFKKYMAEAHMKGIRFAFFNGDNNIGLEEFDMTRGGSVYRIVPVYEGAKNSGVLQIVVGAVALVAAFFTAGASMAAWGAAMSATAISATSILTGVGVSMMLGGVVQMLTPQPSFGAGKSSSTDNTPNYAFGAPVNTVAMGHPVPLAYGLIEAGGAIVSAGMYSSDQQ, encoded by the coding sequence ATGGTTAAGACGCTTATTCTTGAAGGGAAAATGGCTAAAAAATTCGGTAAACGCGTTCAGTTTGATGTTGCCGACCTGCGCGAAATGCTCAGGGCCATGTGTTCACAGGTTCCCGGATTCAAAAAATATATGGCGGAAGCTCATATGAAGGGGATCCGTTTCGCCTTTTTTAACGGTGACAACAATATCGGGCTGGAAGAGTTTGATATGACCCGCGGTGGAAGCGTGTACCGGATCGTGCCCGTTTATGAGGGGGCCAAAAATTCAGGCGTCCTGCAGATAGTTGTCGGTGCCGTTGCGCTGGTCGCTGCATTCTTTACCGCCGGTGCGAGTATGGCAGCCTGGGGGGCGGCGATGAGTGCAACAGCCATCAGCGCCACGTCAATTTTGACCGGAGTCGGGGTGTCAATGATGCTGGGTGGCGTTGTCCAGATGCTCACGCCACAGCCATCCTTCGGCGCGGGTAAATCCTCCAGCACGGACAACACGCCTAACTACGCCTTCGGGGCGCCGGTTAATACGGTCGCTATGGGGCATCCTGTCCCCCTGGCCTACGGTCTGATCGAGGCAGGGGGAGCGATAGTCAGCGCCGGTATGTACTCGAGCGATCAGCAGTAG
- a CDS encoding phage tail protein, with amino-acid sequence MTDTFTWRTRKTAQGTETARTLQAQFGDGYKQIAGMGINDKQETWNLDWTGTRQEAAALRAFLMSHVTKSFWWTTPWGEKKLFRMKADSFSVSFPTGKKATVAFTFEQAFAP; translated from the coding sequence GTGACGGACACGTTTACCTGGCGCACGCGAAAAACAGCGCAGGGTACTGAAACAGCCCGAACGCTGCAGGCCCAGTTCGGGGATGGCTACAAACAGATTGCGGGGATGGGGATCAACGACAAACAGGAAACGTGGAACCTGGACTGGACGGGCACCAGACAGGAGGCGGCTGCGCTGCGCGCTTTCCTGATGTCTCACGTTACTAAATCGTTCTGGTGGACCACGCCATGGGGTGAAAAAAAGCTGTTCAGAATGAAGGCCGATTCGTTCAGCGTTTCTTTCCCTACCGGGAAAAAAGCCACTGTGGCCTTCACTTTTGAACAGGCGTTCGCGCCCTGA
- a CDS encoding phage tail protein, translating into MPTPNPLAPVKGAGTTLWLYTGTGNAFSNPLSDIDWNRLAKIKELTPGEMTAESYDDTYLDDEDADWNATAQGAKSAGDTSFTLAWKPGEEGQKDLVAWFIDGSVRYYKIKYPNGTVDVFRGWCSSLGKAIPAKEVITRTAKITNTGKPELAEESGTPNIPVTGVTLDKATVSVVVGATTTLNVTVNPASASDTSFRVATSDGAKATVTVSGNAITVTGVAAGTADVIVMTSDGNFVAVCKVTVTAA; encoded by the coding sequence ATGCCAACACCAAATCCACTTGCTCCTGTAAAAGGTGCCGGTACCACCCTCTGGCTTTACACCGGAACGGGCAACGCTTTCTCTAACCCACTGTCTGATATCGACTGGAATCGCCTGGCGAAAATCAAAGAGCTGACGCCGGGCGAAATGACCGCCGAATCGTATGACGACACTTACCTCGACGACGAGGATGCCGACTGGAACGCCACCGCCCAGGGGGCAAAATCTGCTGGCGATACCTCGTTCACCCTCGCCTGGAAGCCGGGCGAAGAAGGGCAAAAAGACCTGGTCGCGTGGTTTATTGATGGCTCAGTACGCTATTACAAAATCAAATACCCGAACGGTACCGTCGACGTTTTCCGCGGCTGGTGCAGCAGCCTGGGTAAAGCGATTCCGGCAAAAGAGGTCATTACCCGTACAGCGAAAATCACCAATACCGGCAAGCCGGAACTGGCTGAAGAAAGCGGGACCCCGAATATCCCCGTGACCGGCGTTACGCTCGATAAAGCCACGGTAAGCGTGGTCGTGGGCGCAACCACAACGCTCAATGTGACGGTTAACCCTGCAAGTGCCTCAGATACCTCGTTCCGCGTGGCAACCTCCGACGGGGCAAAAGCAACGGTCACCGTTAGCGGCAACGCGATCACCGTCACCGGCGTGGCGGCAGGTACCGCTGACGTTATTGTTATGACCAGCGACGGTAATTTCGTAGCGGTCTGCAAAGTCACCGTAACTGCAGCGTAA
- a CDS encoding phage minor tail protein G gives MFLKKEKFTWQTESLTIFELSALQRIEYITFMAAEEKAVSADSDGISDQEMTARLIGSNIRCGARLIAMSLWHNDPAGTDVETLYQQVLSGWPPEAIGKAEMEIKLLSGMLVPVDDDNVADPDASAEAESAEPVTAEKPLPAS, from the coding sequence ATGTTTCTGAAAAAAGAGAAGTTCACCTGGCAAACAGAATCCCTGACCATCTTCGAGCTGTCGGCGCTGCAGCGTATTGAGTACATCACGTTTATGGCCGCAGAGGAAAAGGCCGTCAGCGCTGACAGCGACGGCATCAGCGATCAGGAAATGACGGCCAGGCTGATTGGCTCAAATATTCGCTGCGGTGCGCGTTTGATCGCGATGTCTTTGTGGCATAACGATCCGGCTGGCACGGATGTGGAAACGCTTTATCAGCAGGTGCTTAGCGGCTGGCCGCCGGAGGCGATCGGTAAAGCAGAAATGGAAATAAAGCTGCTCTCCGGCATGCTCGTTCCGGTTGATGATGACAACGTTGCCGATCCGGATGCCTCCGCGGAGGCCGAAAGCGCTGAACCCGTTACGGCGGAAAAGCCCTTGCCAGCGAGCTGA
- a CDS encoding C40 family peptidase, whose product MREKLLDAIRQHVAAEYPKEACGLIVQSGQQQIYIPCRNIADKPEETFTLSPEDQLAARVRGEIIMLIHSHPDVVRLVPSELDRIQCDWSGIEWGIMSWPDGDFCTISPREDRDYAGRQWVLGYADCWSLIREYYLREYGIVLGDYSVPYEWWESGKERLYDDNWEREGFVEIAAGAMQPGDIIMMSVQASVTNHAAVYVGDNIILHHLFGHLSSRTPYGKYYRDRTVRVVRHKDRMHG is encoded by the coding sequence ATGCGTGAAAAATTGCTGGATGCTATCCGTCAGCACGTCGCTGCTGAATACCCCAAAGAAGCCTGCGGCCTGATTGTTCAGTCAGGCCAGCAGCAAATCTATATTCCCTGCCGCAACATTGCCGATAAACCCGAGGAGACATTCACGCTCTCCCCGGAAGACCAGCTCGCTGCCCGCGTGCGCGGTGAGATCATCATGCTCATTCATTCCCATCCGGATGTGGTTCGGCTGGTGCCCTCAGAACTGGACCGGATCCAGTGCGACTGGTCGGGTATTGAGTGGGGGATCATGTCCTGGCCGGACGGGGACTTTTGTACGATCTCCCCGCGTGAAGACCGGGATTATGCCGGGCGGCAGTGGGTGCTGGGTTACGCGGACTGCTGGTCGTTAATCCGTGAATATTATCTGCGCGAATACGGCATTGTTCTCGGGGACTATTCGGTACCTTACGAATGGTGGGAGAGCGGCAAGGAGCGGCTCTACGATGACAACTGGGAGCGCGAGGGATTCGTTGAGATTGCCGCCGGTGCAATGCAGCCCGGTGACATCATCATGATGAGCGTGCAGGCATCGGTGACTAATCACGCCGCGGTATATGTGGGTGACAACATCATTCTCCATCATCTGTTCGGGCATCTTTCTTCGCGAACGCCTTATGGAAAATATTATCGCGACAGAACGGTCCGGGTGGTCAGGCATAAGGACCGAATGCATGGTTAA